Below is a window of Fimbriimonadaceae bacterium DNA.
GCGATCTCCCCACAATCCGGGCAAGCAGCAAGCGCCTCAACACGCGCCCCAAACTGACGGCTGCGCCATTCAAGAATCCGCGCATTGCGCAGACCCACGGCATCATCCGCAGAGGTTGGGGCAGCCTGAGAGGCCACGAGGAGGCCGCGCTCAATAGCGGCGCAACCCTCGCCGGCGTCCCACAGGTCGAGGAGATCGCTTCCGTACATCGACGGCTCCTTAAGCGAAGGTCAAGCTCTCTTCGGTGGGTTCACCAACGGCTTCGTCTCGTTCAAATCCCTCATGCTCCAGCTTCAGGCTCTGAATGAGAACGGCGTTGGCGTTGGCATCGAGGTCGGCTTGCGCCTGGTACTCCGACACCCAACACTTATAGAGCTTGTACGCGATCACCTTTTGGCCTGCCTCGTTGTAAACCTCGATGATGATGTCCTTGCGGAAATCCTTCAGCGAAGATTCGCTGCCGAGGTTTGCCCCGAAGTTCCAGACCCGGCGCGCCCACTCTTCAAAGTCCTTGTCGTGGGTGACACCGCGCTCCAAAGTGATCGCCTCGAATTCGGTGCGCCCAGGAGCCTTGTGGCTGGTGCTGGGGTCGCCTCCTTCGCGGTGCTTGATCACCTCGGTGGTGCGCTTGAGGGCCGTGATCTTGCTCACTCCCGCGACGAACTTGCCATCCCACCAGATGCGGAACTTGAAGTTCTTGTACGGGTCGAATCGATGTGTGTTGACTGTGAACTGTGCCATTGCTCCTCCCTATGCCTGAACCCTTCCTGCCATCTGCTGCAGGCTGATAACGACAAACTCGGCGGGCTTGAGCGGAGCGAAGCCGACCACGATATTGACCACGCCCAGATTGATGTCGTTTTGGGTTGTCGTCTCGGAATCGCACTTCACGAAGTAAGCCTCGCTGGGGGTCTGCCCTTGGAAGGCCCCTTTGCGGAACAGGTTGTTCATGAATGCGCCGAGGTTGAGGCGAATCTGCGCCCATAGCGGCTCGTCGTTTGGCTCAAAAACCGCCCACTGCGTTCCGCGGAAAAGGCTCTCTTCGATGTAAAGCGCGAGTCTGCGAACGGGCACATACTTCCACTCCGAAGCCAGCCGGTCGTCACCCACCAGCGTTCTCGCCCCGTAGACGATTCGGCCCGCCGGATTCTTGATGCGCAGAGCGTTGACGCCGATTGGATTCAGAAGCCCGTTCTCGCCGTCGGTCATGTTGTACATCAGGTCAGGCACGCCACGCAGAGTTGCCTCCAAGCCGGCAGCTGCCTTCCAAACTCCTCTCTCCCCGTCCGTCCTTGCCAGGACTCCGGCGACCGCGCCGCACGCCACGAACGTCTCCAGATCGTTGTTGTGGAACGGGTTCGGCATTCTGAGCCGGGGCCAGGAGATCATCGAGTTTCGGCTTCGCGTCCCAACCGGATCTGGAGTAGCCGCCATCCCCGTGACGACCGCCTGAGGCGTATTCCACGCATCCGGCGGATCGACGATCATGAAGGCCCTGCGCTCTTCGCAGTACGACGCCGCAAGACCGACAATCTGCGGGTCCAACGTCGCCGCATCCGTCGGAGGGATGCAGAGCATTGTGAAGAGATCGGCCTGCTCCAACGAGTAGAACGCTGTCTTGTTTGTTCGCGCGTTGTTGGGAAAGAACTCCTGCACCCTCAGCGTGTCACCGTTGTCGCCGCCTTGGGCTGCAAGCGCCGTATTGAGGTTGGTAACGGCGGTGTTGAAGTTGCCCTGGTTGAACGGGACAGCCCGGCGAGCCGCCTCCACCGCGTCCTCGGCGACGCTCACTGCATCCGCTCCCGCCGCAACAGCAGGCGCGGCATTCGGGTAGGCCCCTCGCCAGCGCAAGAGCGCCGATCTTTGAGCCAAAACCGTGTCTACCCGCGAAGCATGAGCAACACTGGTGAGGTTCTGGAACGTCTCGCTCTGCCCGCTGTTGACATCGGTGACGCGCAGGTTGAAAAGCGTATTCTGGGCGACTCCCATCGTCGCCCCCATGCCCGCAGGAACGTTCGTATCAATCCGCACCCGGAGACCTCGCCCCCAAGTGCCCTGGTTGGCCGCCTCAAAAACCAACGCGCCTACGTCGATTGGCGTCGAAGCCGGAGGCACACCGCCGCCCGTGCGATTTCGGAAGAGCCGGACAATCACAGCTCGTGAGCCTCCGTTCAGGAAGTAGTCACGAACGGCAAAACTCATGTTGCTGAACTCGGCAAGCCCCCCAAACATGCGTTCGTAGTCGGCGTAGCTCGTGATCGTGACAGCTTCATTGACGGGTCCACGCGCAGCGCGGCCAACAAAAGCCGCTATCGCGGTCGGAACCCCAGTTATTGTGCGTACCCCACTGGGTATTTCTTGAATGTAGACACCAGGATAGGAAACGGAAAGCGCCATAGTTCTCTCCAACTGACAGATTTATATGCTTTACGAAAAAGCCAGCTTCAACGAAAAGCAAATTGGTTCAGTGAGCATAACACAGCTAATACTAAAATGCAACATTAACTCTCTACTTATCTGATGATCGCAATACAGAAGGCATCAAACGATCATCAAGCTGATAAAAGCGGCAAGAGAAAAATGTAATCTCTTGTCTGCGCATTGTGGATAACTACAGTGCAAAGTGAGCCACATTGTGCCTTCGTTGAGTTAGACAAGGCTATTCATTGCATCATCACAGAATGATGAAATGCTGACCCTCTCACAAGAGAATTTCGATACTATGCGCACGTTAACAATTGTCAAAAATGACGATTATGAAAGAGTGAGACA
It encodes the following:
- a CDS encoding phage tail sheath subtilisin-like domain-containing protein codes for the protein MALSVSYPGVYIQEIPSGVRTITGVPTAIAAFVGRAARGPVNEAVTITSYADYERMFGGLAEFSNMSFAVRDYFLNGGSRAVIVRLFRNRTGGGVPPASTPIDVGALVFEAANQGTWGRGLRVRIDTNVPAGMGATMGVAQNTLFNLRVTDVNSGQSETFQNLTSVAHASRVDTVLAQRSALLRWRGAYPNAAPAVAAGADAVSVAEDAVEAARRAVPFNQGNFNTAVTNLNTALAAQGGDNGDTLRVQEFFPNNARTNKTAFYSLEQADLFTMLCIPPTDAATLDPQIVGLAASYCEERRAFMIVDPPDAWNTPQAVVTGMAATPDPVGTRSRNSMISWPRLRMPNPFHNNDLETFVACGAVAGVLARTDGERGVWKAAAGLEATLRGVPDLMYNMTDGENGLLNPIGVNALRIKNPAGRIVYGARTLVGDDRLASEWKYVPVRRLALYIEESLFRGTQWAVFEPNDEPLWAQIRLNLGAFMNNLFRKGAFQGQTPSEAYFVKCDSETTTQNDINLGVVNIVVGFAPLKPAEFVVISLQQMAGRVQA
- a CDS encoding phage tail protein, producing the protein MAQFTVNTHRFDPYKNFKFRIWWDGKFVAGVSKITALKRTTEVIKHREGGDPSTSHKAPGRTEFEAITLERGVTHDKDFEEWARRVWNFGANLGSESSLKDFRKDIIIEVYNEAGQKVIAYKLYKCWVSEYQAQADLDANANAVLIQSLKLEHEGFERDEAVGEPTEESLTFA